ATCTGCTAAAAAGGGTTTAAGATTAATTTCACCTAAAGTATTAGATTTAGCTTTAGCAATAGCTTTTGAATTTGAATACTTAACTAAATCATAGATTATATTCTGACATTCTTCAGCATCATTAGCACAGAAAACATCAATACCATTTCTCTTAAAAGAATCAATAGCTATCTCCCTTAAGGAATCCATATTGTTAATAGAGTTTTCTGCAATTTTTTTAACTCTTTTTTCAAGCCTATCAATTTTAGGAGATTCCAACTTGGAAGAACGGTTTTTAACTGTGTCAAATGATTTCCTCATTGTTTCCAATTCCTCTTCTTTCATTGAATCCCTCCATATTTAGATAAAAATTCAGTCAAATCTAAAACTTCAATTCCTTTATCTTCCAGATTTAATTTACAAAAAGGACAGGCTGTAATTAATACTTCAGCACCAGTTTCTTTAGCTTCCTTTATTTTAAAATCAGCCAACTGATTAGCTATTTCAGGGTATGCTGATTTGACCCCTCCACCAGCACCACAGCAGGTACCTTCTTTTTTAATATGCTCCATCTCACAAAGATTAGCTACTGATTTAATAACATCTCTTGGTTCATCAAAAACACCGCAGTGTCTAGCTAAGTGACATGAATCATGATAAGTAACCTTTAAATCAGATCTGTTTAATTTAAGTTTACCTTCATCAATGAGCTTTTTAAGTAATTGTGAAATATGAATAACTTCTAAACCATAATAATCTTGGGACAATGTTTTATAGCATCCTGCACATGATGTGAGAATAGTTTCACCCTTAAAATCAGCCATATTTTTTTCCATTTGTTCTTCTGCTTCTTTTTCAAAACCTGTTCTTAAAAGAACAGAACCACAACATTTTTCATCTTCTAAAATGTGGTAAGAAACACCGGCCAATTTTAATAATTTTTCAGTAGCATCTGCAATACTTGTTTCTCTCTCACGTGCAGTGCAACCTCTAAAATATAACATAACAATACACCTAACATTACAAAATATATTTTTTAAACTATATTAAATGCACTTAAAAAATAGAGATTATTAAAAATTAATTAAAAAAATAAAAAAATAGTTTAATCTTTTTTATTATTGTCTTTTTCAGCAGAAATTTCATTGTTAAGAGCAATTTCTGTAACAATATCTGTCATTTCCTCTTGTAACTTGTCTACTTTAATATATAATCTAAATACCAAATAGAACAAAACAATAATAGCTACAATAATAAGAAAGTCCAGTCCTCTTGAAATACCGAAAACATTAGCTATGGCTATACTTAATTCTGGAACAAATGCAAATATAACAACAAATAACCAGATTAAAATCCAGAATAAGTAAAACATTATTGATTTTTTAAATAATCGGATATAGCATAAGTATAGGATAGCTATTAATGCAATAAGACTGGCAATAATAGGATATATCATCATTTTTTATCACCTATTCAAATAGTACTTCTTTAAGCATTCTAAACATGATTTTTAATCCAACAATAGCATTAGTACCCTTAGCTTGAGTTTCAGGAGTGTATATTGTAGTAATAGTAACTTCTTTTAATTTAATTTTATTCTCTTTAAACTGTCTTAAAAACTCAGAAGCAATAATATAACCTCTGGCACGAATATCTACTTTATTTAAAGTATCTATTGTAAATGCCCTGAATCCAGTCTGTGAATCAGAAACATTAACCCGATAAAATATTCTTGTTAAGAAATTCATTATATTATTTGCAAAACTTTTAGAAAAAGGCAT
This window of the Methanobrevibacter woesei genome carries:
- a CDS encoding DUF2304 domain-containing protein, with amino-acid sequence MMIYPIIASLIALIAILYLCYIRLFKKSIMFYLFWILIWLFVVIFAFVPELSIAIANVFGISRGLDFLIIVAIIVLFYLVFRLYIKVDKLQEEMTDIVTEIALNNEISAEKDNNKKD
- a CDS encoding (Fe-S)-binding protein, which gives rise to MLYFRGCTARERETSIADATEKLLKLAGVSYHILEDEKCCGSVLLRTGFEKEAEEQMEKNMADFKGETILTSCAGCYKTLSQDYYGLEVIHISQLLKKLIDEGKLKLNRSDLKVTYHDSCHLARHCGVFDEPRDVIKSVANLCEMEHIKKEGTCCGAGGGVKSAYPEIANQLADFKIKEAKETGAEVLITACPFCKLNLEDKGIEVLDLTEFLSKYGGIQ